A single Glycine soja cultivar W05 chromosome 14, ASM419377v2, whole genome shotgun sequence DNA region contains:
- the LOC114383179 gene encoding armadillo repeat-containing protein 7, which yields MFTNDQRQQERTGRYGTSRVEFLQKLVTQFQNTSEDETREKILANLANFAYDPYNYNFLRQLNVLELFVDCLTEPNEKLVEFGIGGICNSCVDPANSAIVTTFGGIPLIIQCLSSPVRNTVNYALGALYYICNESNKEEILRPEVVDVIRRYAAAEEVSVSFSNLAKAFLSKHLAENY from the exons ATGTTCACCAATGACCAAAGGCAACAAGAACGAACTGGGAGATATGGAACTTCCAGAGTGGAATTCCTTCAG AAATTGGTGACTCAGTTTCAGAACACATCTGAGGAtg aaacaagagagaaaattttAGCAAATTTGGCCAACTTTGCCTATGATCCTTACAACTACAACTTCTTGCGTCAG CTTAATGTTTTGGAACTTTTCGTTGACTGCTTAACTGAACCCAATGAAAAGCTTGTAGAATTTGGTATAGGAGGGATCTGCAATTCTTGTGTTG ATCCGGCCAATTCTGCAATTGTAACTACGTTTGGTGGGATACCTCTTATAATCCAATGTTTATCAAGCCCAGTTAGGAACACT GTAAATTATGCACTTGGGGCACTTTATTATATCTGTAACGAATCTAACAAGGAGGAGATTTTAAGGCCCGAAGTTGTTGATGTCATTAGGAGGTATGCAGCCGCTGAAGAAGTTAGTGTGAGCTTCAGTAATCTGGCTAAAGCTTTTCTGAGTAAACATCTGGCCGAGAACTACTGA